GCAAGTCTtgttataaatgattattatggGGAAATTATGTTGTTGTAAAAACCCTATAACAGAAATATTTAgcattgaataatgaaatattctgagTTATATGATTTGATAGAGTTAGAAGAGGTGATTATATTCCAAAACCCTtacaatttatagaattaaaaaaaaaagaatttaaaagcaaaGCTTCACACAAACAAAcactaaaaaataatcaataatatatcagattctaatttgtatttcaatgaaacttttttcAACTGATACACAAAgtaatctgttttttaaataaaacgaaagaaaaattcGCGTGGCTAATTTGTTTACTAATAAATCATTAGTTAcataatctttgatatttttaaaagaagcagcactataaataatttttataaatttaaactgtgaatattaatttatttccccATGATCAATTtcatgtagaaataaaaatatattactcggtacaaatataataaacacagtaattttcaaacaagaaaacaaaaatataacaaattatagtTTTACGCAATATCCATATTGGCCTAAAATATCACTGTATGATTCATATCAACTGAGAAAAATAATAGTTGGAAACTCTATGAATTGGAAatgcatcaaataaataaataaaatccataaaatctttcaaatagaaattttgaaaaatttcaactcgaagatttttatttctatttaaaaatctttaatcatATTAACTCAATATGTATTGTATTCTAGTTAGGCAAGaataacaattcaaataaattttttaaataagattatacGGACCACATGCACACGCAGGCGACAGTCATGATTCTTtgctttatttctgatttttcccACCAGTTTTGTATACTGTCGCCATATTCGCATAGTAGTTGAAGAATATGAATAGATCTTGCACAGAAACTTGAgaactaaattgaaaatttattgttttcccCCAATCAGTCAGGAATAAAAAATTGAGTATaggaatttttcaatattttttgcttatctCTGCaagttcttttaatataattggaAATGTACGATTCTAAGAACcctcataaaaatgttttcagatcCAAAACTACAAAATCTgtaccaaatttaaataaaaatacaagacaTAAATTTgtactatttattatttgcattaggCATATTGAAATATCCAACTAGCTAAGTAGCTTTTCTGCAGCCAAAAACAATAGATGAGTCGTGACTCAGTCTACCATgcgaattcaaaataataaaaatttgctcaTTAATTAAGttactttaattacaaaatccaGTTGATTTGtcatgaaaattatcaaaatatagaaaaaatatggggtagcaatttatttttctgaattttttgggATGTCAAAAGCACCTTAAccaataaaattactattacgtatttttactttctcgtttgagtagtatagagaaattattgaaaCCGCCACAAATTtagactcgagattttgacatatGTATCTCCACATCTTAGACttctttgaattcgaaaaacatatttttggcatctgtgaacacgataagtcaaaaacgccttgagctagacggatgaaaattgatatatggacttaaaaaccaaatttgtagatttcaatcaaattttgacagaaagcCTGTATATATGACTTTCAAATGCAAGTAAATTTGATAACTTCAAAACGTaaagagatagataaaaaaaattgtacatatgTTTAGctctgaaatataatttcttatgaagTTTTGAACTAATTTGTCAAAGGGTTGAGCGTCAGTCGGTACTTTCGCACACATAGAAAAGCAATAACTTTACTGCATATGTGATCTTGAAACTGCAATTATAGTTCCAGGTCAAATTTTGATCGCAATCGGTGtgaaaaaaggcgtccaaaatgtttattcatgcgatagattcagcaaaatattagaattacGTCAACGagctatatttcaaaactatcaaTACCATCCAAGGTATTCGCACTTTTACCCCAATTATATGGAGGAGAGGGATAAGACCTTTATGGAAAGTTTGCCAGAAAGCTCTTGGAAACCACTGTCGCTGATTTCTATATCAAAGTACAATTCACCTGGATTAAAGGAGCAAAGTAGCCAGGGTTTTGAAGTAATATAAGGGCTATTTTAGAACTTATCTCATTATTTTCGCCCATGAATGAATATCTTTAACAGACATCTTTTACTAAACTTCTACCCCTCCTTGAGGCAtaaattcgtttatgttaaattagtgtgtgattcttataatatgagccatctctaagcaTTAATCTGCAACcaggctttcccctagggcccgtgagagatatttgatttgatatataatcccATTAGTAGAAGCCTGTTTTTCGAACCAGAGTTAATATTTctctacacacacacatatatatttaatacagtgAAAGATGTcccattaaattttcttcttatcactattattaaaggaaatgctatgtttatatatatttcttaagcagGATATATTTTATAGACAGgatactatttgtaaattatttgatgTGGAAATTGCTCTAAACAACCTACAGGGCTAggcatatacatacatacatattatgTAATTAATCTTGGTGTGTTCACAgcctttaaaaaagttttttttcaaaattttaatttaaaacttgttGATGTGTTAACACTTTTCCTCAATGGCTTTGAAACATCTTATAGCACAAAGCAATTCTCAGatgatttaataatcttttaatgatatcaatttcattacataatatgtttctcattaattttaataatttttcataaatatttttataaacctcTCATAACAATACCACCCACTGTTATAATACTTGCGTTTATACATTGATACGTTATTTGATATAGTTTTGTGTAAACAGTATCGTTGCTATGAGTAcgaatatgtttctaaaaataaaaccctGGTAGAGAAATCATgcctaaaatattataatggtaCGATTTTTTGGACAAAAGGTTCGAAACTTCTGTGAATTTTTTATCCTGTTTTTTAGAGGTCTGCCATTATATGGAAAGAAACTAAACAAAACAGAAGACACTtctacaaagtaaaataaaaaaaatctttattactcAAATATATATGAGGTTAATTACGcagcaaaattatgtttttatcatgaatttttaaatttgatcttttataCATCATCCTTGATTATTTTCATGcgtttaaaacaataaatatatctcCAGTTAACatccaaataaaatatcttctccTATAGATCAATTTTCGTTACTTACAATAAGGTTCTCTGTCAGTTGTATTGAGATAAAAGTTGAGTGAACTATCAAAATGAATGTGTTCAGCATATTGGATGGAATGAATTCCCAGAGGAACACAAAGTTTCCCAGTATTAGAGCCACAATCTCCACATTTACCTTCCATGTATTTTTCCCAATTATCGCACTGGGTAGCATTAAGTACACAGTGATGATTCATAATGCTTGATATAAAAAGGTCAATTGCACGGCCGTGATTACACATCAAATCGTGCAAACCATCCgcatctggaaaaaaaatcattacctaGTAAGGATAAAACACATGAAATATATCCAAcatcaaaaaaagttaaaacatggTATGCAATAGATATAATTcggtatattaataaaataatactttcacgttgttgttttttttcatatatccATTGCATGcaacagtttaaaaaaacaaatcacTCTACGCGAGTATATCAATAAGTAAGGCGCACAAAGTTGACAGCAATAATAAATGATGCAATGATTGACAATATGAAACGGAAATTTTTCGACATTCAAGTCATTCACGTTAAGGCATTTTCCCCAGTATTGGATCCATTTGAAAATCCAGGTATCATAGCACGTTGTCGAATGCGATTGGGCTGCTATCTTATGGCCTGTTTGAGATCGTCATCAGAGTCACGTGTCTAACCGCCGAAGAACCGCTTCATAGGCCCAAACAGATGAATATCTGAGGGTTCCATCCCTGGAATGCTTTTCTACAATTCATGGAGtaaaccatttttgaaaattcaatgaaaattaataattacatgatTATGCAACTGCATCATGATTCTGTCCTTTTAATGACTTTTTGTGATATGTATATTATCCCCAATAAAAGACTAAGAAAGTCTCTCTTAAACACTGGTCTTAGGTATGCAAAAACGGCGTATgtcaataaaatttccttttaatatctcagcaaattttagagataaaaaatgaaaatttatgacaTTATAGATAGATGAATATAGGAAAAATATCTTACTCATTCCCTTTTTTTCTTTAGAAGaccttataaaaatttgatttttataactttttttcgaCAGAAgcggaaatattttcacacattcGGATACTTTACTTAATAAAACTTTGGAACTGACAGTACACGCCTAGATGTAataattgttgttgttatttataatggcacttgtcatgcaagctcgttgacgaagtcagcgatttttagccaagggagcgtctcttgttttagtagcgccagctagggccaagagtacgtcttagctactcccgcatcacattcgcttgcacaacccctttttacagaggggcacattcacacgtctcacagatagaacagatgaagaacaaccatgcccgaaccgggactcgaacccaggacgcccaaatcacggggaagacgcactacccctatgccaggacgccggcagatgTAATAATGAAGGGAATAAGCACTTGTTCTAAATTTTCTTGGGACATTTAGAATAATACTCATGAATCGACAGAAAAAGTGTGCTCAATGAAATCATAAAGCACTTGCAAATAAACAGGTTtgtgaaaatatgttttgtttggttcatattttatgatataacgTTACCTCCATGCTACTTTAAGTAGCttatttattcagtattattGTTTTAGGATTTAATAAAACTGTTGAAGTTcagtatttgaatttaaatcttcGATCATAGCATTCGTTAACAGAGAGAAAAAGGCATGTACCTTAAATATTACGAATATAAAAAGAGACCGAAAGTCTGTAGTTAGAAAACGCAAAAAATGCTTGTTGTTGCACTCTAAAAAGTATCATTTTGAAGTCGATAGATAAAGTATGTaataattcaatagaaataaacctagttataaaaggaaataaaattttatttaatgaacacGAACtacaaaaaaatcagtaaaaaaagcgCACATAATATGGTAACtgatagagatgcataatccacgattttttgaataacaaataatattgctattgttatttttaaatatgcgttccaaatatctgttatttcagtcatattattaattaaaaattattacttaatattaaatataaaatttattaattgcaattaatatttaatttactaatttaagtaacgtgtgattgaattaattaatctgtttcagcttacttcttaaattttattttttttctcaaaacgatttatttaatttatttattagagtgaaccattttctggaaaagatgagttaaaaatatatgtcatttctttaaaatgtttactttagtcctatattctaccaatagatggcaccagcagtaaacagagtacatgtaatcaaagtcaatcatgtcgcgagcaattaaaaatgatctgcatggaatagtgcatcatcaaatacgaatatcggtcactcctgtaaagtggagcggtgactttgcactttccggtgaaatcatcgctccaataaatttcagtgatatgcaattcaatgatacgatacgataattccaataaccggtccgttcacttttcaagccaatcacagatttctttcgcgagcttccattggacagatcataTCGATTATTACTTtgcagtgaagtcaccgctccggcaaatttcagtgatattgtatcgattgttactttctatcgtgatccaaaacctgtaatcgaaatttcatcagtaagatcgtatcaaggatttgaatcacacccctctttgaaaagtttgtttgtttgtttgtttcttatggcacttgccactgacaagcccgctgttacgaagacagcgatttaagcctgagggggacgtctcttattttttatagcagcgccaactagggccaagagtacgactttgccactcacgcatcattcattcgcttgcacaacccctttttacaggagggcacattcacacatctcacagatagaacaacagaagaacaaccatcccataccgggactcgaacccgggacgcccagatcacggggaagacgcgctacccctatgccaggacgccggctctttgaaaagtattgatcacttgtatttgtgactttttgatattggttacgtaataaccgctctgaaaatattcgtcattcctAGTAACTGATTCCGTTCAAGTTTTAGAAGTGttaaaatatgacacaaagatatttcatttatagatgtgcaacaattttaaaagattgtgTTTAAAGGTGAATCATTGTTtacccattaaaaaaaatttttttttctgtgaaataaaagcaaaaatgaaaatttgtaaaagatgtaacttaattttgatattaatattagcCAAATCGCGCAAATGATATTGAGATTAAACATTGAAACAGGATTAACatcttcacacacacacacacacacacacacaaaggattcaaattttgtttaacttaCCTGCGAGAAATGgatgatgaatgaatgaaaaattatatagtaatGGAGTGATGTCAgctgaaaagtttaatttttgaattttaagatggcgtgaaaataatttttgtgttgaaATTTCTCATacttatggcaaaaaaaaaaaaaaaaaaaaaaaaaatcatattttcctCCCTTTTGAAAGAACACAGAACTCCTCTTTTAATGGTACagtaacttttttgaaataataaggaaaatgttCGCTAAATTTCAACCGTATTCATCGTTGGGTATAAAATTAGtgaatttcaaacaaacaatTGTGCATACAATTTTATATACAGACATAATTTAGGTTCATTCTTCGTTAAATTTGCTATGTGCTTGCAGACTTTCTCTGTATTATCTAAATGTTATTAatgataaatctaaattttactgggcaacaaaataattcaattttgatagaatatgtatagaaaaaacaatttttgtagaaaataatgttttgtgttatttttaaagtgtaattgcacttatttattttgcaatcatCTATTTATACGGCATGAAAACGTAACAACTGGCATCCGAGATAGGATTAGTTATTGCAAGctttaagaaaagaagaaaagaaaaaaagaaaaaaaaggctgAATAAATACTGTCATCAGTAGTATAGTTTAAAAATCGTGTAAATACCCCTAGGTTTATTAGCAGCTGATAGACAAGATGAAAATGAGATgaaagttcaatttttataactgaaaataaaattcaaattttcaagcaCTGGTtgacaacatttttaatttacttttggaTACGACTGTTGGAACTGATTTAGAAACGGAACTTtttgttcaaaatgaatattaggagaggtttttgaagccataatgcttaatataataattctcaGATCATTAATACTATATCTGCATGGTATAAATGGCAGAAAACtgaactgaaaaatttaatattgattaacGTAATGGcttggtggttttttttttttttttgactcagTTTTTAAGAGAACATAATGAACCAAGTCTGTCTCTTGATGACAAATTAAACACTTAATTCAATTTACTCAAGAAAGTTCTAAATATAGAGAATTAATAATGACTTTTCCACTGAAATTAAATGCTGATCAAGAAGATAtgttaaatgaaaagttttgagAGGCTGCGTAAGGCTGAGATTCttgtaataaaagtaaatgaaaaatgtgCATTAACGTGGGACTTCTGGCAGTTCctgtaatattattcaaattgtttgaaaatacatgtttttaacaattacaacAAGCAGAAAGTCTAAACAGTTTTCAAACTAGCCAattgattgattaaatataatgtaaatgctttatttttttagctgCAGAGAATATTGAGGAACATGGTGTTAATATTAAgttatcatacaaaaatattttgtctttgctTCTTTCCGAAAGCTTGAAAATTTTTCCATGTAAATTAGGCTTTCATATATTTCTGTATAACTGAAAATCAAACCTCATCGTACCTCTGTCAAAAGTCCTTTGACAATCAAGAAgcttatttttaatcagaaacgaaatttattaaatattattcattcaacgttgaaaaattgttttgcaaaattaaatttaggcATGTTGTCGATAATGTGCTAAAACGCATAATAAATTTCAGACAGATacgcacatttttttatataaaaaaattgctttaaagatCATAGTTACCAAGTGTCGGATGTGAGAGGAAAGATAAGACTGCCGAACCCATGTCTGGACAGCCCGGCTGAAGGTGGCCTCCATTGGGGAAGAAATCATAATGGGCTATGCTGTTGACCAAACCAAAACCTGAGCATAAAGAAAATGGACAAGAGATTCAAAAACATCCAATCCATGGCCTATCTAAGCAGTTACATTTTTCTTAACCTTATATTTTTCGAAAGTGGTTTCCcttaattatgctaatttttgtaTTCTGAGGCGTTACGCCAGTCGACTCGACATTAacagtttttacatttaaaagttcaatattaaTTCTGTGATTTTAACCCTTGTGATTATATTAtcctattaataaaataaagtaattaaaaatcgaTAGCATCATATTGTTTCACCTCATTTTTATTGACCTTATAATGTCATGTTATTGAATTCCGCAAAGGAAATGCTGCGATTTTTGAACTATTGAGTTATACCGATATTTAAAACGCTTGTAGCGTTTACATTCATTCATATccaagaataagaaatatttattttgaagtgtcTGTGTgattattagttaaaattcaaCTAAACCACTTCTTgttgaaagttttataaattctaatcagttcactccaaatatttttatatttgcactgGTGAATGAGTTTAAatctgaattctttaaaaatttgcgtCTATTAATGTAGCAATGAACTGTAGAAATACTATTGATTATTTCagaatagaagaaaagaaaagaatttgtcaaaggggaaaaaaaaaaaaaaaaatgtgaagagatTGGAGTCATTTCTTATACCTTGGAATCGAGTCGGCGCTGCATTTGTGTGAATGGCATCGACGAAAAGAGCGTCGCCCCTGTCCAGACGTACGATAGGTTCCACATTGGAGAAGTACGGACCGGCGGGGTCCATTGCTGgaataacaataaaatcattttccttagatttggaaaatattttttggtcaCAATCAAATGAAATGGCATGCAGTTgggtttcaaattataaatatgtctCAATATTTTAATACCTTTCCTCTCTCATTCAGTTCCAATTTAAAACAAGCACAGAATcaaattcatttgtaattttttagattaataaagaaaaatgattgatGTTTCTTGAAATAGGGTAATGCTTTGAAACATAAAGACaaagaattataatgaataaatgaaaataaaatgtttcattttcacattatttaaaaaggCAGATGTAAAGTAGCAAGTTCATCGACTGGCAATACTGCAAGCGACAAGTACGATGCTGAATTTTAACTAGAGGAAGAAGGTTGTTTGAGCCATATGCCTAGATGCTATAAAACATTGCGcatttctttatgcattttttcttgttttctgattaaatatatcatagtataaggaatttttcataaaactaaaacagaaatgaaaagcttttttttcgtacaaaaaatATAAGCGCAGGTAAAAGTAAAGGAGATATATCTGTGCGTAATGGTTTAACTTTGTTGGCTGTTACAAAAgcaaaatctttttgttttcattaaactTTCGTGGACTACAATCTATTACTGAATataatactgttaaaaaataatagaatactttttaatttttagtctttGTCCGTACCTAATATTCTGGCGTGGAGTGGAAATTTAAAGAGCGAAGTGTTATTTCAAGTATCGCCATCATCACTGTTCAAAATGATGAAAGTCATGCCCAACGTCCTTATGTAAATTCAAAATGAGATTTGACTCTCTAATGAAAGCATCTTTTTCAATACCAATTCAATTATACTTTAGCGATCGTAATGACTCATATTTAGTTcagaaaatgaatgtaataaaattaccTCATTGCACATAAATGCTTTGTGTGAAAAAAATAGGAGAATATTATTACAACAATGCAAATGATTTTGTATTAACTTCAGAACCAATATGCTACCGAATACgcgaaatatgatgaaaattggtGAAATGTGTGAGTTTATTCCAACTAAACAGGTaactttcaaatagaaaaaaaaaagtattactggcctaattagaaaaaaaatatatatgataaaaatcaagAATGAAAAGAACATAATATTATATCCTGCGGTTTTTACttccatgtgtgtgtgtgtttaattaaGTGATATGGAGTACCTGTTATGCGTCCTAAGGATCTGAGTCGCTTCCCGGCATATCCTGCAATATGAGAGCCCAAGCTGTGACCAATGATGTGAACAGATTCTGGCGTAATTCCTGTTCTCTTCTGGAAAAGTTATGAAACACTAAATATCTAAACAACAGCATCTTTAGGAGAGATGATTTTTGGTGTTTCCCAGATTAATTTAGCCGAACCTGCTTTTATGTCGTAAAGTGCCATATTCCAATTCCAGTTAGATTAATTTTGTAGTAATTTTCCAAACAATAATAATGAGTAGTATTTTTTTCCCGCTTGAGAATtgtatatagaaaaaaagtattgtaatcctcAATAAATTCGacttcgagattttaatgaatctctatGTTTCACCCTCTTCTGGGTGCGAAAACCACATTTTAAAACCATATCTGTATGTCGATCTTTAAATCTGATAAATCGAGAATGCGATGAactagataaatataattattatgtagtattttcatcaaataggcatatttttatcaaattttgggcgaaatgtttaaagaaattcaaGTGTTCGATCGTATGTCTACACAAActtgattattcaaaaatacaaatagcaAAATGGATAAAATGGAGCCCCAGATATTTCATTAAGATCGCAGACCAGCATCCAATTTTGGACCCTCGAGAGTCTGCCAATCCATGTACTTGAGAATACAGGAAACAACACCTCGAAAATACggtttaaacaaaagaaatttggcGTGTCATCCTATCGTCGATGTCATATGTCTGCCTCAAGTGCCGGACCAGATaggttaaaagaaagaaattcaaattccGTAACTGTTTATATTGTGTTATGAAGCTCAAAATGTCCCCTGtcctatacgagaaagtgaagAGGAAAACATTATCAGTGGTTCTCAgtaaaattaacagaattattttataaagggagtaaaaatatcaattacaataataaaatacacaTTCTAAAGCATCTGTGACAATGGCAATTagattttttatctaaattcaaGCCATAACACGGCACAAAATTTTTTCAGTACGCCCATTTATGCAAGTTAGAgtgcattttcaaaaaacttgaaaaatcaaCATaggaaaaatttagttaaaaaaaactcttcagaTGCATCTAGattcagtaattttttcatttaatctacATTTAGGTTTATAAGAAACCCGAGAATGAACGCGCTCTCCATCACACAAATATGCTTAaccaaagtaattaaataaattaattaaaattaaaaaaacatagaacAATCTGAGAGAATGGGTACTTTTTACCTGTAGTTCCTGAACGAAAACCGCGATTTCTGCTCCCACGACCCTCGTATTGGCAACGGCTTGTTCGTACAATGATCCATCTCCACTCGACCAGTCTACGTAGAACACGTTGCAGGGTTCATAGAACAGCAATGCATCTTTCAAGGGCTGCAAAAGTTTTTTCAACGGaaaaaggtttacaaattagcagaCTATCTGTAAATTGCAACTTGTAGGATTCAAAATCGTGTGAAGCGGATCGATTTGTTTAGAGCTATTAAATCTGGCAGGTAATTACTTCTTAAAGCTTTGTGTTTGCTAGGAAaggaattttcaaacttttgattaagtactaatcaaaattttaaggtTCTTCCGTAATAATT
The Argiope bruennichi chromosome 6, qqArgBrue1.1, whole genome shotgun sequence DNA segment above includes these coding regions:
- the LOC129971090 gene encoding pancreatic triacylglycerol lipase-like, which translates into the protein MERIVPGFLCLFAVSALLGAVKSEIAKRDVESFFTREKCIDGLGCFSAAAPFFNFLERPISLLPDDRESINTRFALYTRDFSRVPMNFSNLDNSLDYLDRSGFNPHISTKFIVPGYMSKVAPHWKMPLKDALLFYEPCNVFYVDWSSGDGSLYEQAVANTRVVGAEIAVFVQELQKRTGITPESVHIIGHSLGSHIAGYAGKRLRSLGRITAMDPAGPYFSNVEPIVRLDRGDALFVDAIHTNAAPTRFQGFGLVNSIAHYDFFPNGGHLQPGCPDMGSAVLSFLSHPTLDADGLHDLMCNHGRAIDLFISSIMNHHCVLNATQCDNWEKYMEGKCGDCGSNTGKLCVPLGIHSIQYAEHIHFDSSLNFYLNTTDREPYCK